Part of the Longimicrobium sp. genome, GCACGCGGGTGCTGGACGACTCGGTGGTGGCCACGGCCGTGTCGTTCGCCCACACGCAGGTGCGCGTGGGGCGCGTGTCGCTGGACGCGTTTGGGAGCAGCGAAGAGGCTGGGCGGGCGCTCGCCCGGTCGCTGGAGCCTGCGGGGTTGGTGCACGTGCTGGTACTCTCCGACGGGCTGCACGTGAACGGCACCGAGCTGGTGAAGGGCCTTTCGGAGCAGCTTCCGCGCGGCGTCGCGGCCACGGGCGGCCTGTCGGGTGACGGGTCGCGGTTCGAGCGGACGCTGGTGGGGGTTGACGGCGACGTCGCGGAGGGGACGGTGGTCGCCGTGGGCTTCTACGGCCCGCGGCTGCGCGTGGGATACGGCTCGCTGGGCGGATGGGACCCGTTCGGCCCGGAGCGCGTGATCACCCGCTCGCGGGGAAACGTGCTGTACGAGATGGACGGCCGCTCCGCGCTGGAGCT contains:
- a CDS encoding FIST signal transduction protein, encoding MDIEQTTWTAPDGWQPAAGQPLGAAAHLVLLFGSRELLQQARCWNEARARYPGARVVGCSTAGEIAGTRVLDDSVVATAVSFAHTQVRVGRVSLDAFGSSEEAGRALARSLEPAGLVHVLVLSDGLHVNGTELVKGLSEQLPRGVAATGGLSGDGSRFERTLVGVDGDVAEGTVVAVGFYGPRLRVGYGSLGGWDPFGPERVITRSRGNVLYEMDGRSALELYKRYLGEHAAELPASGLLFPLSLRTPDGEAPVVRTILAV